The DNA sequence TTAATTATTAGTAATTTTTTAGATAATCAGGAAATTGAGTGCGTTGCCTCGGTATTTTCATATAAACATACTCAATATAAAAAAAAATTAAGATACTTTCCAATCTCAAAGATTTTATGGATTGAAAGAGATGATTTCATGGAAATCCCAACTAAAGAATATTTTCGCTTATACCCACCTATCGGAAATAATTCTGGAAATCGTGTGCGACTACGTTATGGTTATGTAATTGAATGTACTGGATTTAAAAAAAATAAAAATAATGAAGTTATAGAAGTATATTGTAAATATTTTCCAGATAGTAAAAGTGGAACTAAATTTTCATCAAATTATAAAGTTAAAGGAAATATTCATTGGATTAGTAAAGATCATGCATTATCTATTGAGGTGCGTTTATATAATAGACTTTTTATAAACCCTTATCCAAATATAGTAAATGATAAAGATTTTAAATTATTAATTAATCCGAATTCAAAAAAAGTAGTTTCTGCTTATTTAGAGCCAAATATAAAATTTATTTTTCCTAAAAATTATGCTCAATTTGAACGTCATGGATATTTTATATTGGATGATATTGATTCAACTGATAATAAATTAATTTTTAATCAATCAGTTTCTTTAAAAAATTATTGGAAAAAATAATGTAGGGTTTTGTAAATTGGTTGCGGGAGTAGGATTTGAACCTACGACCTTCGGGTTATGAGCCCGACGAGCTACCAAACTGCTCCATCCCGCTTAAGTTAGGATTATTTTAACTTATGTATATAAAATATGCAAATTTTATATTTTTAAAAATTTTACAAAATTTTTAATTTTTAAATTTTGTAAAAAATTAAATTACTATGTAATTTAATTTAGAAAATATAATTTAAATATTTTTTTAAATATAATATAATTATATATCGAAAATTATATTATATTACTACGTCTGTAATTATTTTTATAATTATTATTAATTATTTTTGTAATTATTATATTTATTATATTTTAATTGATATTTAAAATAAAAAACCTTAAAATGAAAAATAATTTATTTCTTATAACCTTATAGTTTAAATATTCTTGTGTCATTTTTACATGCTGATAATATAGAAAATTTATTACCCCAAACACAATGCACTAAATGTGGATATCCAGGGTGTAGACAATATGCGGAAGCAATTGCTAATGGAAGCGCAAATTATAATCAATGCCCACCCGGGGGGCGTCAAGGAATTATTAAATTAGCTAAATACTTAAATAAACCAATAATTCCATTGAATCCTATAAATGGAAATGAGAAATCACGCTTCTGTGCTGTTATTCAAGAAAAAAAATGTATTGGATGTACATTATGTATTCAGTCTTGTCCTGTAGACGCCATTATTGGGGCAGCTAAACATATGCATACTATTTTTTCTAAATTATGTACTGGTTGTGATCTTTGTATTAAAAAATGTCCGGTTAATTGTATTTTTATGATTGAAGTTACCCCGGGTCGCACAGGGTGGGATGCTTGGTCTCAAAAACAAGCTGATAATGCGCGTAAAAGATATTATTTTCGTAAAAAGCGTATATTTCGTGAAAAAAAAGAAAATTATGAAAAATTAAAAAAAGTAACTATACAATTTAAAAAAAATAACAGAGAAGATCAAAAATATTTAATTGAAAGTGCTATGAAAAGAATAGAGGCATTAAAAAATAAAAAAAATTAAAAAAATAATTTTGTAATTATGAATCAAAAAAAACGTATCATGATTTTTAATTGATTAAGAGCTAATAATCCAAATCCAATTACAGAACTTAAATATATATTGTACTGAAATATAATAATGAAATACTTTTCACAAAAAAAGAATTAGAATTTTTACCTGGAGTCGGACTTAAAACCGTTAATGTAATTTTAAATATTATATTCAATAAATTAACTATAACGGTTGATATACGCATATTAATTATTTAATACAAGATTTAGTAAGTATAAATTTAAAAATATAAGTGAGTTAAATAAAAAAATTGTACGAATTAAAAATATTTTTTAACTAAGATATAAATGAGTATATTATTTGAATACTATTATAGAAATTCATGCTGAAAATTTACCAATATTTTGTCCACATAAAGATATGATTCTCTGGTCGTCTCATCCTAAAGTATTTCTTTTTATAGATAAAAATGGATATGCGCAATGTCCATATTGTAATACTAAATATAAATTAGATTTTAATAAATATTAAAAGGAATTAATTAATATGGCTGTTCAAAAAAGTAAAAAAACTCCCTCAAAAAGAGGTATGCGTCGTTCTCATAGTTTTTTATTTGAACCTTCTATTTCAATAGATATTACAACTGGTGAAAAACATTTATATCATCATATTAGCCCTAATGGGTTTTATAGGGGAAAAAAAATTTTAAAAAATAAAAACTGTAAATCATGATACTTTTTATATAATGAAATAAAAGTATTTATAAAAAGTACCAAATTAAAATATAAAAAATAATTTTTAAAATAAATTAATTATTTCTGCATGAATGACGATTATAATAACTAAAACTATTTTTTCTAGAGGAAGATATATTTGTTTTTTTATTAAAAATTTGTTTAGAAAATCGTTTAGTAGTATTTCTTTTATTAGTATTATGTGTTTTCAAATTATTATTAAAACGATAACGAGAATAATAAGTTTTAATTGTTTTTTTTGGTTCAAATCCATTAATTATTTCAATTGGAATTTGTTGTTTTGTAAATCGTTCAATTTTTTTAATATTCATACTTTCCGTATGATTTACTAATGATACAGCAAATCCATTACGTCCTGCGCGACCAGTTCGACCAATACGATGAACATAATCTTCTGGAAATTTTGGTAAATCATAATTAAATACATGTGTTATTGCGGGAACGTCAATTCCTCTAGCTGCAACATCAGTGGCAACTAAAATTTTAATTTTTCCTCTGCGAAGGTTTTCTAGGGTACGATTGCGTGCTCCTTGATGTAAATTCCCATGTAATGGCGCAGCTAAAAAGCCAGAAATATTAAGACGATCCGCAATAATATCAGCATCACGTTTAGTAGCAGTAAAAATAACAGCTTGACCAATTTTTTTATCGCGCAATAAATAATCTAGTAAACGATTTTTATGTAAAACATCATCAACAAATAAAATGCTTTGTGTAATGTTTTTTTGTTTTTTTTCAACGCTATTTACTTTTAAAATTAATGGATTTTTAGTAATATTTTTCGCCATATTACCAACAATACCATCAAGTGTAGCTGAAAATAACATAGTTTGTCGTGTTATTGGGGTAGCATCAACAATTTTTTCAATATCATTAATAAATCCCATATCAAGCATACGATCCGCTTCATCTAAAACTAAAATTTGAAGATGAGAAAAATTTATTTTTCCAGAATTCATATGATCTATTAAACGACCGGGTGTTGCTAATAAAATTTCAGGATTTTTAGATAGTAATTGCATTTGTTTCGGGTACGGCATTCCACCTAGAATTGAAATCGCTTTAATTTTTTTCATATATAAACCATATCGTTCAGTAGCTGCAGTTACTTGTAATGCAAGCTCTCGAGTTGGTGTTAATACTAACATCCTTGGTTGAGCGGGTTTAAATCGTAATCGTTTGTTGTGAATATAGGTAATTTTATTATTATTTTGATTTAAATTTCTTTTAATAACAGGAATTTTATTTTTAGAAGATGCAAATTTATGTAATGCCGGCAATATAAATGCTGCAGTTTTTCCGGAACCCGTTTGTGATGACACTATTAAATCTCTACCAGAAATGGCTGCAGGAATTGTTTGTTCTTGTACTCCCGTGGGTTTAGTATAACCAACTTTAATAAGCGCTTTAAGAACTAACTCGTGTAAACCAATGGATTTAAAATTCATATATTTCTTTCTTTTCAAAATCATTATTTCTTTTATTTTATTATATTTATTATTACTTTAAATTATTTTTCATTATATTTTATAAAATATATTTTTGAGTTTTTAGGTATTTTTAAATTATTTGTAATTAAATATAATGAATTATATTTCTATGATAAAATTAATCTGTGTATATATAAATTTTATTAAAGAATATTTTTTGTAATTTTAATATATTATAATTAAATATTATAAGCAAAGGAAGTGATATTTATTTTAATAGGTAGTGTAATTTTTAGCAATATATTAAATATTTAATTAAGGAATTAATTATAAATGAACGAAAATATAAAAAATAATATTTTTATTACTCTTACTGAGGGTGCTATAAAAAAAGTTAGTCAATTGATTAAAAAAAAAGGTAATTTAAATTTAAAGTTACGAGTGTTTATTCAAGGGGGCGGTTGTTCTGGTTTTCAATATGGATTTGTGTTTGATGAATACACAAATAAAGATGATACGATTTTTGAAAAAAATGGAATTCAATTATTAATTGATTCAGTAAGTTATCAATATTTAATAGGATCTGAAATAGATTATAAAGATGATTTAGATGGATCTAAGTTTATAATTAAAAATCCAAATGCAATAACTACCTGTGGTTGTGGATCATCTTTTTCTACGTATAAATAGTAATTAATTTTAGCGAAAAATTAGAAAATATTATTTTTTGTAATCATATTTTAATAAAATGTTTTCTGTAATATTTTAATTCTTCAACTGATTCAATTATATCGGTTAATGCTGTATGAGCTTGTTTTTTTTTAAAACCAGATACTAATTCTGGTTTCCATCTCATGCATAATTCTTTTAATGTGGATATATCTAAATTACGATAATGAAAAAAAGATTCTAATTTTGGCATATTATAAGCCATAAAACGACGATCTTGACAAATAGTGTTTCCTGACATTGGTGATTTACCATATGGTACATATTTTTTAAGAAAATTAATTAATTCAAATTCTGCCTCTGGTTCTGTAATAGTTGATTTTTTTACTCGTTCAATTAATCCAGAACGTTTATGTATACCTTTATTCCAGTTATCCATGTTATTCATAATAGATTCAGATTGATGAATTACATAAACTGGAGCTTGAGCTAATATATTAAGCTGAGAATCAGTTACTAAAACAGCAATTTCTATTATACGATCCTTATTTGGATGTAATCCAGTCATTTCCATATCAACCCATATTAAATTAAGCGAATTATATTGAAAATTGTTCATTATTGTAAATACTAATTAATTATAAATAATTAATTAGTTCCTCCTACGGTCATAGAATCAATTTTTAAAGTAGGTTGACCAACTCCAACTGGAACTATTTGCCCATATTTTCCGCATACACCAATTCCAGGATCTAATTTCATATCATTACCAATCATCGAAACTTTTTTTAAAATATTTGGTCCATTACCAATTAATGTTGCCCCTTTAATTGGATAAGTTATCTTACCATTTTTAATTATATAAGCTTCACTAGCAGAAAATACAAATTTTCCATTTGTAATATCTACTTGTCCTCCACTAAAATTAGTGGCATATAAACCATTTTCAACAGATGTAATAATTTCTTCTGGATGAAATTTTCCATTTAACATGTATGTATTAGTCATTCTTGGTATTGGCATGTGAGCAAAAGATTCTCTTCTTGCGTTACCAGTAATAGACATATTCATAAGACGTGCATTCATAATATCTTGCATATATCCTTTTAAGATACCGTTTTCAATAAGAGTAGTACATTGAGTGGGAGTTCCTTCATCATCTATATTAATAGAGCCGCGTCTATTTGCTATAGTACCATCATCAACTACAGTAATTTCTTTAGATGCTATACACTTACCAATACAATTAGAAAAAGTACTAGATCCCTTTCTATTAAAATCTCCTTCTAACCCATGTCCAATGGCTTCATGTAATAAAATTCCGGGCCACCCGGGACCTAATACTACTTTCATTATACCAGCTGGAGCTGGTTTAGCCTCTAAATTAATTAAAGCTGAATTCACTGAATTAGATACGCATTTTTCCAAAATTATATCAGTAAAATAATTATAATTATAGCGCCCTCCGCAACCACTATTACCTATTTCTTTTCTACCATTTTGCTCTACAATAATTGTAACGAATAATTGTACTAAAGGACGTATATCAGCTACAATCAAACCATCATTTCGTGTTATTAATATAACATCATATTCTCCGGATAAATTAGCTATTACTTTTATTACACGAGGATCTTTTAAGCGCGCTATTCTTTCAACATCTTCTAATAATTTAATTTTTTCTCGTATATTTATTGATGATATTGGATTAATAGATTCATATAAGGAATGAGTTTTTATTTTTTTAATATTATTAATAATTTTTATTTTTCCATTACCTTGATTTGCAATAGCTCTAGTTGATTTAACGGCATTAATTAATGTATTTTTAGAAATTTCATCAGAATAAGAAAAAGCAATTTTATCACCAGAAACAGCGCGTATACCAACTCCTTGATTAATGGAAAAATTTCCGGTTTTAACAATTCCTTCTTCTAAAATCCAGTTTTCATTTTTTGTGAATTGAAAATAAAAATCAGCATAATCAACTTTATTTTTAAACATATTTCCTAACATTTTTAGTAATATTTTTTCATCTAAATCAAATGGTTCTAATAAAATATTACGAGCAATATGAAGAGGATTTATATTTTTTTCTATTATATTAATCATAATTATTAAATTTTCCTGTATTAAAAATAATATTATATTAACTTAAAATATATATTTTATATTCATTTTTTTAAATTTTAATTTTAACATTAATTATATTATAGTATTCCTATATTATGAATTTAGTGTATGGAAAATTAAAATACAATTTTTAACTCGATTAATTATCATAGAAGGAATAGGATGCTTATTATATAGAAGGAATAGGATGCTTATTATCTAATCTATGCGGACTAAGATATAGTATTTAAGATATAGTATTATTAATATTATTATTTTTTGGGAAAGTATAGATATTTCTTGATTTTTTTTTGCGAGTTGAATATATTTATTATCATGAAACCAATGTATTATTTTTTAAGAATTATACGTATTTTGTTAACTTTTTCTTTTTTCCTCTGTTCTTTGTATTAAAAATGTATCTTAACGGGTATTAATAATCTTAATTAATAAATAAGATGAATTAGAATACTAGACGTATAATTTAAAATACTAATATCTATAAAAACTAAGCGTTTTAATTTTAAATATTTATTGCTTTTTCTTTAAAGGAAACATAAAAAACATCCTAGTTTTTTTTAGAATTTCATAAGTAGTTATTTGTTCAAAGTTTTTTTATTCCATGAATAAAAATTGGTATTTTTTCTCTATTTAATAATAAAGATAATAGTGATATTATATTAATAAAATGTCATAAGTTATTATAATTAGAAATAATAATTGGGCATATTTATAAAAGGAATTTCTAAAGGAATAAATAAAGATTTAATTATCTTGAAAAAAACCACCAATTTCCTTAATTGATTCTCCTTTAATTTTCATTTTTAATAAAAGGCAGCTAGTTCTATATCAGATAATTAACCTTTTAAAACAATACTATATAACAATTCAAAATTTTTAAATGATAAATATAAGAATTTTTTTAATAAAATTAGTTAATAATATAGATTTATTTTGAGTATTATAAATAATTTTTTATCCTTTTAAATGATTGGATTAAAATAGTAAAAATATTAATTATTATTGTAATTAAAACATTATTATTGTAATTAAAAATATTCAACTGTTGCGTTATATAATCCTATATTAATAAGATCTAATTTTAAATCATCAACTGGTTGTACCTTCCAATTTAATGGCCATTTTATTTCATATTTTATACTTTTATTTACACAATAATATAACACAAAAGGTAAACCATTTTTACATTTAAAGTTTAATAAAATTTTTTTTAAAATGACGATATCAAATGTTTTTTTAAACATAACAGAAAATTGTTTTCCATATATAATTCGCGCCAAATTAATATCAAAAATTTTTTCAGCATTAATTCGTATATTTTTTGAAAAATGATCCTTTAATACTTTACCCGATATTATTAATAATTCATTCTCCTTTAGAATAATTTTATTTTTTTCATATAATTGATTATTAATTATTGCTTCAACAGAATTACTATTATCATCTATAGTAATAATTAATATTTTTCCCCGATAAGTATTTTTTAATTTAAGTTCAGTAATAATACCTGATACCGTAATACATGAATATGTAGGCTTTAATTCTGATAAATAAATAGGTATAAATTGGCGAATTTCAGTTTCATAAATACAAAACATATGCTCAGATAAACAAAAACCTAAAACTTTTTTTTCTTCTATAAGTTCTTGTTTTCTACTCCAAGAAGGTATTTTTATATAATTTAAATACTCTTTTAGATTATGATTGTCATCATTATTAAATAAACTTAATTGATTTATAAATTTTTTAGTTTTTTCAGCATTTTTTAATGCTACATTAATGGATGCTACAAGTATATATCGTTTTTCATTAAAGCAATCAAATGCACCTGAATGTATAAGGGAATTAATAATACGACGATTTATATAGCGTTTATCAATTCTTTTAGTAAAATCAAATAAATTAGTAAATAAGCCAAATTTTCTTTCAGCAACAATGGCTTCAATTGTGCTTTTTCCGGTTCCTTTAATTGCGCCTAAACCATAACGTATATTTTTATTTTTTCCATTTGATTCAATTATTGGAAAAAAATAATATTTTGATAAATTAATATTAGGAGGCAAAATATTTAAACCGCAAATTTTAATTGCATCTTTTACAAGAATTTTAATTTTATTTGTATCATCCATTGAAAGAGATAAATTTGCAGCCATAAAATAAGAAGAATAATGTGTTTTTAGATATGCCGTATAATATGATAATAAAGCATAAGCAGTAGCATGAGATTTATTAAAACCATATCCAGCAAATTTTTCTATTTCATTAAAAATTTCATTAGCTTTATATTCACTTAATCCATGTTTTATAGCGCCATTTTTAAAAAATTTACGATGTTCTATCATTTCTAATGTTTTCTTTTTTCCTATTGCTCTTCTTAATAAATCCGCCTGCCCTAATGAATAACCTCCAAGTATTTGAGCAATTTGCATTACTTGTTCTTGATATACCATTATACCATAAGTTTCAGATAAAACATGTTTAGTACGAGGATCTGGGTAGTTAAAATATTCACCATGTTTTCTTTTACAAAAATCTTTTATTAAATCCATTGGACCTGGTCTATATAAAGAAATTAAAGCAATAATTTCTTCAAAATGATCTGGTTTCGCTTCTTTTAACATATTTTTCATACCCTGACTTTCAAGTTGAAAAACAGCAACAGTATTTGCTTTTTTTAAAAGATTATATGTATTTTTATCATTTAATGGTAATTTATTTAAACTAAAATCAGTCATTTTTGGATTTATTTTTTTTATAAAATAAATAGTTTTATCAAGAATAGATAAAGTAGTTAAACCTAAAAAATCAAATTTAATAAGCCCTATTTCTTCAATATCATCTTTATCATATTGAGAAATTATCCCAGTCATTCCTTCTTGTTTATATAAAGGACAAAAATTAATTAATTTACTTGGCGCAATTAAAACTCCTCCTGCATGCATGCCTACATTTCTAATAATACCTTCTACTTGTTGTGCTAATTCAATTAATTGTTTAACTTCTTCTTCATTTTTGATTCGTTCTGCTAGCTGGGGTTCTTCTTTTATAGCATTAGATAAAGTCATTAATTTTCCTGGTTTAAATGGAATTAATTTTGAAATACTATCGCAAAAACTATATCTAAAATCAAGAACACGACCAACATCACGTATCGCTCCTTTTGCGGCCATTGTACCAAAAGTTACAATTTGAGAAACTGAATCTTTACCGTATCGGTTTTTAACATATTGTATTACACGATCACGGCCTTCTTGACAAAAATCAATATCAAAATCTGGCATAGATATTCGATCTGGGTTTAAAAATCGCTCAAAGAGTAAATTATAAGAAAGTGGATCTATATCAGTAATTGATAAAGAATAAGCAACTAAAGAACTAGCGCCTGATCCCCGACCCGGTCCAACTGGAATAAAATTATTTTTTGCCCATTCAATAAAATCCGAAACAATTAAAAAATATCCAGAAAAACCCATTTTAATAATAGTTTTAATTTCAAATTGAAGACGCTTGTTGTAACGTAATTTTTCACGTTCATATATTTCAGGATTTTTATATAAATTTAATAAACGTTTTTTTAAACCATGTTTAGATTTGGAAATTAAAAAATCATTAATATTTATATTTTTTGGTGTTGGAAATTTAGGTAATTTTAGTTTACCAAATTGTAGTTTTAAATTACAACGTTTAGCAATTTCTATAGTATTTTGTATTGCATTAGGAATATCAGAAAATAACTTAATCATTTCAGATTGAGTTTTAAAGTTTTGTTCTTTAGTAAATTTTTTTATACGTTTAGTATTGGATAAAATTTCTCCTTCTGCGATACATGTACGAATTTCATGAGCTAAAAATTCTTTTTTTTTTAAAAATTGAATTGGATGTGTAGCAACTATAGGTAAATTAATTATAGATGCAATATTAATTAATTGTTGAATTTGAAAATTCATATTAGGTTGTTTAATTCTTTGAATTTCAATATAAAAATTATCTGGAAAAATTTTAGACCAACGACGTGCAAAATTTTCTGCAATATCATTTCTACCATTTTGAATAGCAATTCCAATATCTCCAAAATGAGCCCCAGATAAAGCTATTAAGCCGTTTTTATATTTATTTTTTTCTAACCATTCTATACGAATTTCAGCGCGACCATAATTTATATTTTCTATATATGCTTTTGATAATAATTCACATAATTGTAAATAACCATTATTATTTTTAACAAGTAATAATAAACGACTAGGTTTTTTATTTTCAATTTCGTTAGTAATCCAAACATCACAACCAATTATTGGCTTAATACCCTTATTATAAGCTGCTTTATAAAATTTTATCACACCGAATAAATTAGATAAATCAGTAATTGCTAAAGCTGGTTGATAATCATTTGCGGCGGCTTCTATTGCATCATTAATTCTTACTAATCCATCAATAATTGAGTATTCAGAATGAAGACGAAGATGAATAAATTGAGGAATCATTTTATATTTTATATTAAATTTGTAAGTTATTTTATGTATAATTTAAATTAAGAATTTATTAACTATAATAGTTATTAAATTAATTTAATTTTAAAAAAATATTTTTTTTCTTATATAGTTAAAATAATAATAAATTTTATTTATTAATTAATTGTAATATTTTTTAAAAAATGTAATTATAATTAAATTTTTTTAATTAACAATATTATTAAGCAATTTAGTATAAATTATTAATTTGATGATAGTTTATTTTTAAAAATTATAGCCTTAAATAAATTATTATTATTTAAACAAATTATTACTAAATAGATAATTTTATATTTATAATTAGATTTATAAATAGATATAATTAAAATTAAAAGTGAAATTATATAAAACTTAATCTAAAATATTTTATTTCTTTAGTTTAATAATTTAAATATTTTTAAAAAATTTTAACGAAATTATTTTAACATAAATTTTAAAATATAATAAAATATTGTCTTAATAGAAATTAAAAATAATACCAAAATAAAAATACTAAAAAATTTATTTTTAAAAAATTATTATAAATAGAAATAAATTTTGTATATAAAATGGATTTTATAAGATTATAATGGAGTTTATAAAATGTATCGAATATTCGAAAAAATATTATATCCCTTTCCAAATACATTAATGAAGTCTTTACCATATAAATTAATATCATTTATTTTTAAATGTATATATGGTGTACGTAAATATATTTTATTAGTAATTTTTTTTACTACTTTAACTGGTGCATTTGAAGCATTATTATTTGCTGCCATGGGAAGAATTATAGATTTATTAAGTAATATAGAATCATCACTTCTTTGGAAAAATTATAGTAGTTATATATTATTATTAGGATTTATACTACTTAGTAGTACGGTTTTTGTTGGTTTACAGACATTATTTAAGCGCCAAGTATTATCTGGAAATCTTCCAATGTTATTGAGATGGAATTTTCATAGACTTATATTAAATCAAAGTATAAATTTTTTTCAAGAAGAATTTGCTGGAAGAATTGCAACAAAAGTAATGCAAACTTCTATAGCTATAAGAGATATATTTGTTATTATAGGTGATATTTTAGTTTTTATAACGATATATATTGTTACTATAATAACAGTAATAGGAACATTTAATATTTGTATGTTATTTCCATTTTTTATATGGATTGGTGCTTATATTTGTATATTAATATATTTTATACCCCGTTTAAATAAAACAGCAGAATCACAAGCTACCGCACGTTCTTTAATGACAGGTCGCATTACTGATGCTTATGCTAATATAATGACCGTGAAATTATTTTCTCACGCTGGGCGCGAGGCTAATTATGCGCGATTTGCCATGATTGATTTTTTAAAAAAAATATACCAACAAATGCGTTTAATTAGTAGTTTTGAAATTATAAACCATTTATTAGCGATGTTATTAATTATTAGTACAGCAGGATGCGCGTTATTTTTATGGACAAAAGGTACTTTAGGTATTGGTGCAGTTGCCGCAGCAACCGCAATGTCACTTCGTTTAAATAGTATATCACATTGGGTTATGTGGGAAATAGCAGCTCTTTTTGAAAACATTGGAACAATACAAGACGGAATGAATATGCTCTCAAAAAGATATAGAATAATAGATCATTATAATGCAAAACGATTGGTAGTCACTAGTGGAAATATTTTATTTAAAAATGTAAGCTTTTCTTATGATAAAAAGCATTTAATAATAAATAATTTATCTTTAAATATTCGGCCTGGAGAAAAAATTGGATTAGTAGGTCGATCTGGAGCTGGAAAATCAACTATTAATAATCTTTTATTGCGCTTTTATGATCTGACACATGGAAAAATTTTAATTGATGGGCAAAATATTGCATATGTATCACAAGAAAGTTTACGAGAACAAATAGGAGTGGTAACACAAGATACTTCATTATTGCATCGCTCTATACGGGATAATATTTTATATGGTCGTCCAGATGCTAGTGAGTGTGAACTATTTGATGCAGCAGCATGCGCGGAAGCTGATATTTTTATTAAATCTTTAACTGATTCACATGGACGAAAAGGTTATGATGCTCATGTAGGGGAGCATGGTATTAAATTATCTGGAGGACAACGTCAAAGAATTTCAATTGCTCGCGTGATATTAAAAAATGCACCAATTTTATTACTAGATGAGGCTACTAGCGCCCTTGATTCAGAGGTAGAAATTGCTATTCAAAAAAGTTTATATAATTTAATGAAAGGAAAAACAGTAATCGCTATAGCTCATAGATTATCCACTATTTCTGCAATGGATAGATTAATAGTATTAGATAATGGGCGCGTGGTAGAAGAAGGGTCGCATTTAGATTTATTAAAAAATAATGGTTTATATGCTCGTTTATGGGAGCATCAAAATAAAAATTTTATAAAAAAAAATAAAAAATTTTAAAATTTAATATAAAATTTTTGATATGAAATAAAGATGCTTTTTATAAAAATAACATATTTTTATTTTTAATTATTTCAGTAAAATAAATTACATTTTTATTTTTTTATAAAATTTTTTAAAAAACCACTTTTTAAATAAATTAATAATAATGTTAATGCGGCCGGTGTTATTCCAGAGATTCTCGATGCCTGTCCAATAGTCTCTGGTTTATATTTATTTAATTTTTGACGAACCTCCATTGATAAAGATTGTATTTGCATAT is a window from the Candidatus Profftella armatura (Diaphorina cf. continua) genome containing:
- the rsxB gene encoding electron transport complex subunit RsxB, with product MSFLHADNIENLLPQTQCTKCGYPGCRQYAEAIANGSANYNQCPPGGRQGIIKLAKYLNKPIIPLNPINGNEKSRFCAVIQEKKCIGCTLCIQSCPVDAIIGAAKHMHTIFSKLCTGCDLCIKKCPVNCIFMIEVTPGRTGWDAWSQKQADNARKRYYFRKKRIFREKKENYEKLKKVTIQFKKNNREDQKYLIESAMKRIEALKNKKN
- a CDS encoding zinc-finger domain-containing protein — encoded protein: MNTIIEIHAENLPIFCPHKDMILWSSHPKVFLFIDKNGYAQCPYCNTKYKLDFNKY
- the rpmF gene encoding 50S ribosomal protein L32, producing the protein MAVQKSKKTPSKRGMRRSHSFLFEPSISIDITTGEKHLYHHISPNGFYRGKKILKNKNCKS
- a CDS encoding DEAD/DEAH box helicase produces the protein MNFKSIGLHELVLKALIKVGYTKPTGVQEQTIPAAISGRDLIVSSQTGSGKTAAFILPALHKFASSKNKIPVIKRNLNQNNNKITYIHNKRLRFKPAQPRMLVLTPTRELALQVTAATERYGLYMKKIKAISILGGMPYPKQMQLLSKNPEILLATPGRLIDHMNSGKINFSHLQILVLDEADRMLDMGFINDIEKIVDATPITRQTMLFSATLDGIVGNMAKNITKNPLILKVNSVEKKQKNITQSILFVDDVLHKNRLLDYLLRDKKIGQAVIFTATKRDADIIADRLNISGFLAAPLHGNLHQGARNRTLENLRRGKIKILVATDVAARGIDVPAITHVFNYDLPKFPEDYVHRIGRTGRAGRNGFAVSLVNHTESMNIKKIERFTKQQIPIEIINGFEPKKTIKTYYSRYRFNNNLKTHNTNKRNTTKRFSKQIFNKKTNISSSRKNSFSYYNRHSCRNN
- the erpA gene encoding iron-sulfur cluster insertion protein ErpA; protein product: MNENIKNNIFITLTEGAIKKVSQLIKKKGNLNLKLRVFIQGGGCSGFQYGFVFDEYTNKDDTIFEKNGIQLLIDSVSYQYLIGSEIDYKDDLDGSKFIIKNPNAITTCGCGSSFSTYK
- the orn gene encoding oligoribonuclease; translated protein: MNNFQYNSLNLIWVDMEMTGLHPNKDRIIEIAVLVTDSQLNILAQAPVYVIHQSESIMNNMDNWNKGIHKRSGLIERVKKSTITEPEAEFELINFLKKYVPYGKSPMSGNTICQDRRFMAYNMPKLESFFHYRNLDISTLKELCMRWKPELVSGFKKKQAHTALTDIIESVEELKYYRKHFIKI
- the tldD gene encoding metalloprotease TldD, with amino-acid sequence MINIIEKNINPLHIARNILLEPFDLDEKILLKMLGNMFKNKVDYADFYFQFTKNENWILEEGIVKTGNFSINQGVGIRAVSGDKIAFSYSDEISKNTLINAVKSTRAIANQGNGKIKIINNIKKIKTHSLYESINPISSINIREKIKLLEDVERIARLKDPRVIKVIANLSGEYDVILITRNDGLIVADIRPLVQLFVTIIVEQNGRKEIGNSGCGGRYNYNYFTDIILEKCVSNSVNSALINLEAKPAPAGIMKVVLGPGWPGILLHEAIGHGLEGDFNRKGSSTFSNCIGKCIASKEITVVDDGTIANRRGSINIDDEGTPTQCTTLIENGILKGYMQDIMNARLMNMSITGNARRESFAHMPIPRMTNTYMLNGKFHPEEIITSVENGLYATNFSGGQVDITNGKFVFSASEAYIIKNGKITYPIKGATLIGNGPNILKKVSMIGNDMKLDPGIGVCGKYGQIVPVGVGQPTLKIDSMTVGGTN